The Geomonas agri genome contains the following window.
GTCGATCCGATGCTGCTCCAGCATGCGGGCAAGGCGTGCCGCTTCGGAGCGCGCCGGGCGGTAGGCCCGGATGTCGACGCCAAGGGCGCGGGCAAGTCGCTTGACGAGGAAAGCAAAATCCACCTGAATCTCCTTTTTGATGATCTTCCTCGTGAACCGGGCGCGCAGTCTCTACCCTGCGGCGCCTCCAGCCATGATGTCACGGTACAGGTCGAGGTGCCGTTGCGCACACACCCTGATGTCGAATCTCTCTTCTACCTTGGCGCGGCAGAACGCCGGCAAGGCGGCCCCCTTCGCGGTGGCTTGCAGCACCCACGCGATGCCATCGGCAAGCGACTCCGGATCGAAGGGACGGGCCAGGTAGCCGTCGACTCCGTGGGTAATAAGGTCCGGCATTCCCCCGACATCGAAACCTACGCAGGGGGTGCCGCAGGCCATGGCCTCCATGACCGTGCAGGGAAGGTTCTCCTGCCGCGACGGGGCCAGAAAGAGATCGGCAACGCTGTAGAGCCGGTTCAGGTCCTGCTGGTCCTCGAAGTAGCCAAGGTACCTGGCAGGCAGCCCCAGGTCGAGCTTGCTGTCGGGAATGTCGCGGCCGAACAGCAGCAGCTCCACGGTCTGACCAAGCCCCGCCCGCGCCAGCTGTTCCAGGGCCGGCGCCAAGTACTGCGCCCCCTTGTTGCTGTCGCTGAGACCGCGCACGGCGCCGAACAGGATATAACGCCGGTCCTCGGGCAGTCCGAGCGCGCGGCGCGCCTCCGCCTTATCCAGCGGACGAACCGATACCAGGTCGAGGCCGTTGGGGATCACTTCGATCCTGCGCCCGCGAAACAGGGAGCTTTCGCCTGCACAGCGGGCCATCCAGCGACTGGGCGCCACCACCGTCATGGAGACCTGCCGCCACGCCCGCTGTTTCCGGTTCCAGACCACGCGGGAAAGGTCGTGCTCGTGGCGGGAAGCAAGCTGAGGACAGGCACCGCACGCGCCGGTATAGCGAAGGCACTCCTGCGGGACGTGACACCCCCCGGTGAAAGGCCAGGAGTCGTGGAGGGTCCACACCACCGGGCGCTTGAACCGCGCCAGAGTCTCCACCCTCAGGAACCCACCCGCCACCCAGTGCAGATGGACGACATCAGGCGCCAGTGCGGCGACGTCCCCGGCCAGCGCATCGGGGAGCACGGCAGGCGTGAAAGTGGTCCCCCTACCGCGGCGGCTCGCCAGGGCCGGGAGTGCGTCAAGGAAGTACCTCAAAAAGGCAAACTGAGCGGCACCGCGTCCAAGCTTGGCCGTGACCAGCGGATCGCTACCGGGAGTGGTCTGGACCAGCATCCGGGACGCCGCCCCGTGCCCCAGGAGCCCCTGGTGCAGACGGCGAGCTGCGTTGAAGGCGCCGCCGCCGGTATCCGAGGTGGAAAGATGCAGGACTTTCATGAGATCCAGAACCGTGACAGCTGTTTTTTAAAGGTAGCGAGGTCCCAGTCGCGCACGACCTGGCGCGGCAATTGTTGCACATCGGTACCGGCACGCCACTGTCCCGGGAAAGCGGAACAGGTCCGGGCAAAGCCCAGTTCGCGGCACACGGATACCGTTGCGCCGGTGTAATCCCGCCTGGTGCCGAAGGGGTAAGAGAAGACTTCGGCCTTCTTACCGGTCAACTCCTCCAGGCGCGCTCTTGAAGCCGCTATTTCCTCGCGCTGGTGCGAGGCAGGCAACGTAGAGAGCGAGGAGTGGGTCACGGTATGGGCACCCAAGGTCACCTGGGGACTGGCAGCCAAGGTGCGCAACTCCTCCCCAGAGAGGGACCGATGGGTCGCCCGCCCCTCCTTTCCTGCTCCGGCCCACGATCGCAACTTGTCCAGGTGATCCTCACGCTGTTGCGGCAGCTCGCGACGCAGCAGCGGCAAGAGCTCCTGGTAGCACCGGGCACGCTGCTGCGGCATCGCGGTATCCCAGCGTTTCGCCGCCCCATTGATCTGCAGTTCCAGGGCAGGAGGATAGGTTCGCTCGGTGAGCAGCAAGCGTTCCACATCGTCCCACCAGAATTCCCGGCCACTCCCCAGCAGTTCCGTCGCCACGAAGAAGGTGGCAGGAACCTGCAGTTCTTCCAGTATGGGCAGCGCCTCCAGCGCGTTGTCCGCGTAGCCGTCATCGAAGGTGACCACCACCGCCGGTTTCGGGATGCGCTCCCAATCGTCATCCAGGCGCGCCAGGGCGAAGTTTTCCTTTAGATAACGCATCTGGGCCCGAAAGTTCTCTGGCGACACCGCCAAGAGTTGCGGGTCGTGTTCCAGCCGGGTGACCCGGTGGTAAAGCAGGATCAGCACCGGCGGGCTCAAGCGGTTACGCACCCACCTGCTCGCCATCAGCAGCGGGGATACCCCCATATGGATCGCATCCAGCAGCATCAGGCCCCCTTGCTCCCGCGGGACGAGGCATCCAGCAGTCCTTGCAGCAGTCCCGCCAGTCCCGGGGCACGGTGGGCGAAGGTGTAGTTCTCAAGCGTGCGTCGCTGCGCCGCCCTCCCCATCTCCTCGGCAACGATTCTATGTTCCAGGAGCCACTTCACCTTTTCCACGCATTCCTCGGCAGAGCGGAACACCGCGACCTCGCGGTCCGGCTCGAAGATCTCGTGCAAATTCTGCTTCCAGTCACTCACCAGGCAGGACCCGACGCCGCTCACCTCGTACAGTCTCATGTTGGACGCAAACAGAGGGGAGGAGTCGGCGTGGATGTTGAGAGCGAGCAGCGAGTCGGCAACGAGCTGGAACATCTCGAGGCCGAACAGCGCCGGCTTAAGGAAGGGACGTAGCCGCGGGTTCACCGGCCAGCACTGCTCCGGCGTCAGCCCGGCAACCACCCCCAGGAGCGGCAGTCCCCGCAGCGACTTTTCGGATACGCCCAGTTTGGTAAGCCCCCTCATGCCCAGGTTCACTCCCACCTTGACCAGCGATTTCAGATGGTCAGCTCTGGATGTCGAGGCGCTGGGCGAGTGGATGGCCAGCGGTACCTGCCGTGACAGCAACTCCAAGAGAGCGTCCCGCTGAAGGTGAAAGTCGTTGAAGCGCAGCAACTGCCCGATGAAGGTGATTTCCAGGCTCTTCTCTCGCTTGTCGAGGCGCTGCAAAATGGTGGGATCGAAGCTGTGCGGGAAGCAACGCGCAGGGTACCCCTCCTGTTGCAGGGCTGTCACCGATTCAGGCGCACAGGACAGGATCAGGTCCAGGTCCGACCACACCTCGGTCTTGGGCATGGCGCTCCCCACCCAACCGAGGACACCCCTGATGGAAGGGATGTCACGCCTGAGCGCGTGCAGCAACGCCTGGTCATACTCATCGAACCAGACCAGGTCGGGTTGGAACTCCTTGGCCTGCAGCAGCAGGATCTGCTTCAAATCGACCGTGCTCCACTGCTTCATACCCCGGTCCCTGGCCCAGGCACGCTGCATCGGCTCCACATTCCAGATGATGTCGAGGACGTCCCAGCCGTGTGGGCGCAGCGCATCACGCCAGCAACTGGACCAGCCGAACGCGTCCTGCTCGTACGCCTCCTTCTGCACGGCGTAGGTGCAGGCGCCAAGCTCCGGGCGCGAGCCGTAGAACGACTGCAGGTACCTCGCATAGGATGAAGTGATGATCAGCAGTTTCAATCGATTACCGTCCCATATTCCTTACGAATCCCCAGTCCTCGCCGCTTTCGGAGATGTGGAAGGAGTGCAGCCCCGCCTTTGCCAGTGCCTCGATGCAGGCGTTGGTATCTTTGATCCCCTTGCCGGGGAAGCGATGGTGGAACTCGACCAACAGTTGCTGCGCCCCCCCGGCCACCGGGGAACTGGTAAGGATGTCGCCGATGACGCCGTACTCGGCCCCCTCGATGTCCATCTTGAGCAGGTCGATGCGGTCGTGCCCCAGCAGGGACATGATGGTCTCCAACCGGTACACCGCCACCTCGATGGCATTCTTTGCCGTGCGGCGACGCCTGAGCAGGGTGTGGCTGACCCACTCCGCGTTCTCCGGGGGATAGAAGAGCGCCGTCCCATCGTAGTCCGCGAGCCCGTAAGGGTGGAAGACGAACTCTTCCGGCAGGCTCTGCCGCTGCACGAATTGAGCTGAACGCGGCGTGGGGTCGAAAGCGTGGACCGTGACACCGTACTTCTCGATGACGGCGAGGTCCCAGCTGATGTCCTCGCCCACCCCGAAGGAGTAGACCACCCCACTGCGGGTGAGGCCTTCCGGGCAGAAGGTCCAGGCACCGTAGCTCAACTCGCCAAGGGTCACGGTTGGGCAGGAAAGTTCGGGCGCCTGTGGGAGTCGATGTCCCAGCGCGAATTCCACACCTTGTTTAAGCAGCAGTTTCAGTCCGTCCAGCATCAAGGCTCCTTCAATCCTTCCCGGAGGGCACCCTGCCCATAAGGTATCCCAATCTTCCGGCCAAGTCCTCGGCCCTCCGGACCAGTTCGGTCCTCAGGGGACGCGAGGGGCGCAGCAAGGCAAATGGTGTTGCCGCAAGCGACAAGAGGGCGGCGCAAAAAGCAACGACGTAGGATGCTGAGCAGATACGCCTCCCCTGCATGACGGCGAGCGAGCGACCGGAGTTGTAGCTGCGCCTCAGGATGAAAGCCACCGTGGTGAAGCGCGCCGGTGTCCAGTGCCGGACCGAGATGGCCGGATCGTACCAAAAGAGAGGGTGCTTCGCGTAAATCCTCTGCGCGAGATCCGTCTCTTCGCCTGGCCCCGTGCTTTCACCGGTTGCACAGCCGTACCGTGGTGAGAACCCGCCCAATTCCTCGAGAACACTCCTGGCGAAAGCCACGTTCGCCCCGGAAAACCCGTGCCTTGCGCGGGGCGGCGTGAGGAAGCCGGCGCTCTTTCCCCATGTGCGCAGTTCAAATTCATCGCTAAACCAGGAAGGGGGAGCAGCCTCGTACCAGGGCCGGATCTCCCCCCCCACGGATACCGGTCGCGGCGACACGGCGGTGAAGGCATCGATGATACGTTCGCACCACTCCGGGCATGCCTGGGCATCGTCGTCGATATAAGCGACGAGCTCCCCCTGTGCTTCGCGCCAGCCGCGGTTGCGGGCGTGGCTGACACCCTGCCGGGGTTCGTGCACCAGCCGGAGATTGGGGATGCGCGGCGCGAAGGAAGAGACGACCGTGCTGGTCCCGTCCGTCGAGTTGTTGTCGATGACGAGGACCTCATAACGCTCATTATCCAGAGTTTGCCCGGCAAGCGACTGCAGGCAGTGCCCCAGCAGGGCCTCCCTGTTGTAGGTGCATACCACCACGGAGAGGAGCGGTCTCATCGATCGTCCCCCATGGTGGGGAGGGAGTCAAAAAGCTTCCCATAGTAACTGTCGAATCCCTTTCCGGAGAAGTTGGCGACGGCATGGGCGTAGGCCGCATCGGACAACCGGTGCAAAAGCCGCCGGTCCTGGTGCAGCCGCGCGACGATGGCCGCGAAGCGGCTCACCAGGCCGTCTTCGTCACGGCAATCGCCCAGGATAAACCCGTTTTCGCCGTCGCGGAGATGATGGCTGATGCCGCCTACGTCGGTCGTCGCAGGAACGACGCCGTTGGCCATGGCTTCCATGACCACCATCGGAAAACCTTCCCTCTCGGAGGTGAGCAGCAGGATATCGCTCGCGCGGTACGCTGCGGCGACCGCTTCCGGGTCCGGCAATTCGCCTGCGAAGCGACAATAGGCCTGGTCAGCCGCTGCTACGGCATCCGTGAGCGCTCCGACAAGGGTGAAATCGGCCGGGACACCTTGCATATGGCAGAGCCTGGCGATGCGTCCCACCAGATGCACCCTTTTCTCTTCCGATCCCCGCCCCACGTAGAGAACCTGGAGCCGCTCCGTCGCCGTCCTTTCGGGCTTCGTGGCCGGGATAGCGACCCCGTTTTCAACCACGTCGATCCGATCCATGAGGTCCTCGGACAGGCCGCGGGCCGCGTAAAGGCGCCTCATGTCCTCGAGGGTACGGTAGTCGATGACGATGCGCCGGTCGATCCGGTCGCAGTACGGCAGGGACACCTCCTCGATGCCTCCGCCAAAGGCGTGGATCAGGTCCACCACCCTGACGTCGGGGCGCAGATACGGGAGCAGCGTGTAGAAAAAAGGCGTGTTGCAGCCAAAGACCAGGGCGGCATCGCTTTTGTTGATGACGGCGGCAAGGTAGCCGCGCAGAAAAGCCTGCAAGGGAAGCAGCTCCAGCAACCGTGACAGGTCCCAGAGGTTACCGGCGCGAGCGAACTCGTCCTTGAAGGCGGCGTTACGGGACCTGTTGGTGATCACGATGCGGGGATTATCGCCGGAGGCCAGCTTCACGATCTCGGCATGCACCCGCTCCGCCCCTCCCACATGGAAGAAGGGGAAGAAAAAATAGAGCCTGGATCTCGTGCCCGGCAGCATGTTGCCGCAGAGCATACCGGCCCGCACCAGGGCTTCCCGCACCACACCCTTGACCCGCGCCGAGAGCAGGCGGGAGGAGTCACGCAGCAGTTCTTGAATCAAAGTCCTGATGAACGAGCCGGAGGGGAGCCGCCCGGCGCACCACTGCGCCAGGCAAAGCGCCTTGATCCTGACGTTCTTGAAGTCGGCTTCCTGGCGGTTGCTGGTCGAGGTTACCGACTCCTGATGGACCCGGTACCTGAGCAGTACCTGGTCGAGTTTCTCCATGCGGCATCCCAGCGCAGCCAGCCGCAGCCATAGCTCGTAATCCTGCGCGTACGGCACCTTCTCGTGATAGGGATGGCGCAGCAACAGCTCACGGCGCATCATAACGCTGGGGTGGGCCAGGCAGTTGCAGACAGGGAGCCGGCCGCGAATATCATCCCAGGTCACGGTCTCGCGGTCAGCCTGCCAGGCGCCGAGATCCGTGCCGTCGGCACCCATGAGCTCTACCCAGGTCCCCAGCACCTCGACCTCAGGGTGGCTCTCCAGGTATTCCACTTGGCGCTCCAGCCGCCGCGGCAGTGAAACATCGTCAGCGTCCATGCGGGCTATGTAGCGCCCGCGCGCGAGCTGCGCCCCCCGGTTCAGGGCGCCGGCGACCCCGAGTCTGACGTCGTTTCGGACCACGCGGATCCTGGCATCGCTGTAGCCGCGCAAGAGGTCGAGGCTTGTGTCCGAGGAGGCGTCGTCGAGCACCAGCAGCTCAAAGTCCGTGAAGCTCTGGGACAGCACGCTGTCGATGGCCTCGGCCAGGTAGCGTTCGGCGTTGCGGACCGGCATCAGCACCGTGACGGCAGGCTGGCTATGTCCCTGTTCAGGCGGAGAAGTCATGGTGCTCCATCCAGATGGCCAGGACCAGCAAGATCCAGCTTTGGTAGTCGCGCCCGGCGGCTATCCGGGCGAGTTCCTTGGAGTCGAAGAAGCCGACCAGCTTACCACCCGGCGGCAGCAGGTACTGGTGCAGCATATCCTGCAGGGCGTCCTGCGCCATCCAGCCGGCGACCGGCGCGCCGAAGCCTTGCTTGCCCCGGGAACGGACGGCGGGGGTCCAGCACTCCCCGAAGGCCTGGCGCAGGATCATCTTGTCCTGGGAATCGCTGAGCTTCAGCGCCACCGGGAGCCCCGCCAGGAAGGAGGCGAGCTCCAGGTCGAGAAACGGGGCTCGCAACTCCAGGCCGTGCGCCATGGCGGCCCGGTCGATCTTGGTCAAGATGTCACCGGGAAGGTAGTCACAAAGATCCATGCGCAGGGCGTCATCCACCCCTCCGAAGAGGGTGGGCGCCGAGACGGGTGGCAGCTCGAGCCCGAATCGGGAAAGCTCGGCGTCGCTGAAATAGACGTTCTGGCGACGGTGCAGCTCAGCGCTTTCCCTCGCTTCCCGGCCCAGGTGGTAGCCCCCGGCAAGCTCCCGCCACCGCATCGGGAGGCCGACACCGGTCCTGCGGCACGCCCCCCAGGCGAGCGCCACGAGCATCATCTTCCAGCGGTCCCGAGCCGCCGCAGAATCAGCCCAGTAAAGGGGCCGATACCAGGAATACCCCCCCAGGAGTTCATCGCCGCCATCCCCGGTCAGCACCACCTTCAGGGTGCGCGCCGCCTCCCGGCACATCACGAAAGTCGGGATGTTGGAGGAGTCGGCGAAGGGCTCGTCGTAGCACGTGGCCATCTCATGCAGTAGTAAGGGAAGATCGAGCCGGTCCGCCAGCAGCTCGCGGTGGTCCGTGCCGTAGCGGGCAGCGATCTCCCGTGCGTAAGGAAGCTCGTTAATCTCCTTACCGAAGCCGAAGGCGAAGGTCTTGAGGCTGGCGGCGCGCTCGCTGGCCAGGGCGACAATGGTGCTGGAGTCGAGTCCGCCGCTCAAGAAGGCGCCCACCTCCACGTCCGCCACGAGCTGCCGCTCGATCGCTCTTCCCATTAGTTCCCGAAACCGCTCCACGGCGTCATCGAGACTGATGGGCGCTGCCGGGGGGGGGAGCTCCCAGTACCTGCTTACGGTGACCCTTCCCCCGCTCCAGACCAGCGCGTGGGCCGGAGGTAGTTGGTGGATGTTGCTGTAGATGGTCCGGTCACAGGGAACGTAGAGATGCTTCAGGTAGTGGGCCAGCGAGAGGCGGTCCAGCTGCGGGCGCACCATGCCGCTGGCCAGGATCGCCTTCAGCTCGGAGGCGAAGACCAGCTCCCCCTCGGGGGCCACCGCGTAGTAAAAGGGCTTTTCACCGAAACGGTCCCGGGCACAGAAGAGTTCCTGCCTGGCGTCGTCCCAGATGGCGAAGGAGAACATCCCCGGCAGACGCCGCAGCATCTCCCGACCGTGACGGCCGTAAAGGGCCAGTATCACCTCGGTATCTGAGGAGGTTACAAACGGGTGGGGCTCCAGGTATCTCCTGATGTCCTGATAGCCGTAGATCTCGCCGTTGAAGGTGATCCCGGTAGAGCCGTCGGAGGAGAGCATGGGCTGCCGCCCCCCTTCCAGGTCCACGATGGCCAGACGCCGGTGTCCGAGGGCGCAGTTGGCAAAGAAACTGCTCCCGGCGCCATCGGGACCGCGGTGGGCCAGGCTATCGGTCATGAGCCGCAACTGCTCCCTGAAACGCTCCGCCTGGGGCGCGACTATGCCAGCTATTCCGCACATATGGCTTACCCGGACCCGTCCGGCAACGCCGGCCTCGCCGCAACGAAGGAAGTGGCGCACCAGACGGTTTGCCTAATGTCGCCGCAGCCGGCGGCGGCGAACCAGCCCTTAACCTCTTCGCCGGTATGCGTGGATGCGAAATGCGGGGTGATGGCATCAAAGACGTCGAGGATCCGCCAGCGGAGGTCCGGGAGCGGGACGTTTACCAGGAACCTCGTCTCCAGGGCGAAAACGGCGCGCGGACCGAGCAGGGGCGCGTTTCCCACCAGTCGCAGCAGGTGGTAAAGCAGGCCGGCGGAGCAGTAGGAATAGGCGAGCGCCGCCCCGGTGGCGAAGCGGCGACCCAAGCGCTCGCCGAGCTTTGCATGCAGGTTCCTGAGAAAGTGCACCGACGGGTGGTCGTACAGCCCTCCCTTGGGATAGACGCAGCAGGCGAGCTTCCCTCCCGGCCGCACCATGCTCACCAGTCGCGCCAGACCTTGGGCGGGATCGGGGGTGTGGTGCAGCACCCCGATGCTGTAGGCAAGGTCGAAACTTCCGGGTTGGAAGGGGGGATTGAGGATGTCCCCCTGCACGATCAGGACGTCGCTGTCGGCGCTGAAGTTCTCGCGCGCCGCCTCGACGGCGGCACTCATGTCCATCCCCACGGCGATTCCGCCGCACCTCCTCACCTGGTCCAGGAACCGGCCGGAGCCGCAACCAAACTCGACCACCAGCTTCCCTTTCAACTGGTCAGGCTCCCACTCGGTCACGCTGCGGAACATCCGCGCCGTGTGTCCCTGCATCGGCCTCCCCGCGTTGTCAGCCTCGAACTGCACGCGAGGCCAGCGGCGCCACTCGTAGCCGAAACTCCCGGAGTACCGCTGCGCGCTAACGAAGCGGGGCACGCCGTTGACGACGGGATAGCGGGTGACCCCGTCCGCGGCGGTGAGGACGCCGGTACGGACCATGCCTTTGCCGTCGTACTCCTCCACGGACAGGCTGAGCCCGCTACCGGTGACCGGACAGCGCAGAATCGGAACGAACTTGGGATGCATGAGAGGGTCGGTACCTGCCTTTCTGACTAACGCTTGCGCCACGCCGCGGGCACCACGTCCGAGGTGTCATGTCTCTCGTCGCGCAGCCACTTTTTCGGTGCGAACACGATCTTTCCGTGGTTCTGGTTCAGCCACGCCCCCCACCAGCTGAAGGAGCTGTTGGCGATGATGTTGTGCCGGCAAAGGCTCATCAGGCGCAGATCTTCATGGGCCAGTTCTGGGCCGTTATGGCCGACGACGGTCGTTGGCAACCCGGTGGCGAAATGCGCCTCCACCCATTCCGGCTCGTCCGAGAAAAGGAACAGGTGTGGTTCAGGCACCGTGCGGCAAAGCTCCTCGACGCAGGGGTGGTAGTAGTCCATCCCGCAGACGCCGTGGGTCTCGCTGCTGGCCGGATTGGTGACGTAGTCGCCGCGACGCACGTGGACCGAAACGGAGTTGCAGGCGCCGATCGCCTCGGCCACGCGCCGGTTCTCGCCACTAAGGGGCTCCCGGCAGGTGAACTCACGGCGCAGCGCATCGGAGACCTCGTCGAAGTACTTCTCCGACTGCCAGTACCCCACGAGGTAACTCTGTCGGGGGGCGGACAGGACCCGAGGGTCAAAGTGAAAATGCCGTTCCGTCACCATGGTGGCACGGGGGAACCCGACCACCTGGCGCAACTTGGACCAGGCCAGCCCCCACAAGGTTTCTTGCAGGCAAAACGTGGAGGCGATCTCTTCCGGCGAGGCGATGCCGGCCGAGATGTTCAAGGTGTTGAGCTGGAAGGTCCTGGGAGTGCAGCCGGCAGGACAGTTTTCCAGCTCCGAGAGGTCGAGCTTCAACTCGACCTTGTGGTGCTGCGCCAGGCGGCGCCCCGCAGCGTACTGGAACATCTGGTTCCCCAGCCCGCCAGCCAGTCGCACGACGATCATGGCGTCCTTCCTGATGTGCCAACGCTTGCGGCATGCCCCGTCGTCACGCGGCAGCTGAAGCAAGGCAGTCCCTGCCCCCCTTGGGCGCTGATCACGCTCCCTCCTTTCGGAACCAGAAGCAGCCGCAACCGTAGTTCTGGGCGTCGGCCAGTTCCCTGGCGGCGTCGGTCACGATGCCACCGCCTTGGGCATCATCGGGGATGAGTGCGAATTGCTGCAGGTTCAGTTCCCCGAAGTAGCTGACGACCTGGTCGTAGGAATAGATCCGGTGTGCGTTGAAAGCGATGCGGGGCTTCCCGATCGGGACCACGAAAAGAAGGTCCCCTCCCGGTGCCAGCACCCTCTTCAGTTCGGCCGCCGCCTTCAGGTCCCCTTCCGGGTCGAGCCGGTCGCCGTAGCGCCCAAGCCCTACATGCTCGACGACGTGCATGCAGGAGAGCGACCGGACACTGGCGTCGGCGAAGGGAAGGCTCAACAGGTCGGCGCGATTCGATGTTAGTCCCGACAATTGCAGCTCGGCCGGGCGGTAATCGAAGAAACTCACCTTGATGAAGGCGGAGACCATGGTGGCGAAGTAGAGCGACGAGGAGATGTCGTAATGCTCTTCCGGCCGGATTTGCGCTAGTACCCTGGCGGCCCAGGCGAGATGGTAGACGTAGTGGCGATCGAAGCCGGTGGTGCCGGTATTGTCGTGGAGGCAGGGGTATCGGTCCTGCCAAAGCACGGGGAACCGCCCACCATTGACGCGCTCCAGAATTCGGTAGCGGCAAAAATCGCGGATAAAGCATGCGCGCTTTTTCAACTCAAGCTGCATCTCAAGCCTCGCCTCTATTAGTCATGGAGAATCACCAGGCGCCGCCAGAGCGGGCCGGCCAGGGCCAAGCTTGCATTCTTGGTTCCAACTGCCGGCCTGCAGCCCCTTGTCGTCCCCCTTGCCACGACGGTTCAAGTTACCTTCCCTGCCGTGGCCTGGCCAGGCATCTTTCCATGAAGCACAGACATGTAGCGATCGAAATCGTAGACGCGGTTCGCCATCTCGTAGGCAGCCCGCCTGAAGGCGTCCCTCTCCCTGTCGACCAGGTCCACCGCCCGTTTCAGTGTTGTGGGGTCCTCCAAGTCGACGTACACAAAGGGCGGACGGTCGGAGAGGTCACAACGGATGTTAGTCAGAACCGGGAGGCCGCTCCAGAGATACGCTGCGATCTTTCCTGACGAAAGGATCAGGTTGTCGAAGTTGGAACTCCCTGTGAGGTTCTGGTAAAAAGCGAGTCCGGCGTCGTACCCCGCGATCAGGCTGGCATGTGCCGCGTCGGTGTAGTAGGAGCTGTCGACGGCAGCATCAGGCAAGGCGGCAGCCAGTTCCGCAACCTGTACCAGG
Protein-coding sequences here:
- a CDS encoding glycosyltransferase family 4 protein; this translates as MKVLHLSTSDTGGGAFNAARRLHQGLLGHGAASRMLVQTTPGSDPLVTAKLGRGAAQFAFLRYFLDALPALASRRGRGTTFTPAVLPDALAGDVAALAPDVVHLHWVAGGFLRVETLARFKRPVVWTLHDSWPFTGGCHVPQECLRYTGACGACPQLASRHEHDLSRVVWNRKQRAWRQVSMTVVAPSRWMARCAGESSLFRGRRIEVIPNGLDLVSVRPLDKAEARRALGLPEDRRYILFGAVRGLSDSNKGAQYLAPALEQLARAGLGQTVELLLFGRDIPDSKLDLGLPARYLGYFEDQQDLNRLYSVADLFLAPSRQENLPCTVMEAMACGTPCVGFDVGGMPDLITHGVDGYLARPFDPESLADGIAWVLQATAKGAALPAFCRAKVEERFDIRVCAQRHLDLYRDIMAGGAAG
- a CDS encoding polysaccharide deacetylase family protein — its product is MLLDAIHMGVSPLLMASRWVRNRLSPPVLILLYHRVTRLEHDPQLLAVSPENFRAQMRYLKENFALARLDDDWERIPKPAVVVTFDDGYADNALEALPILEELQVPATFFVATELLGSGREFWWDDVERLLLTERTYPPALELQINGAAKRWDTAMPQQRARCYQELLPLLRRELPQQREDHLDKLRSWAGAGKEGRATHRSLSGEELRTLAASPQVTLGAHTVTHSSLSTLPASHQREEIAASRARLEELTGKKAEVFSYPFGTRRDYTGATVSVCRELGFARTCSAFPGQWRAGTDVQQLPRQVVRDWDLATFKKQLSRFWIS
- a CDS encoding glycosyltransferase family protein, coding for MKLLIITSSYARYLQSFYGSRPELGACTYAVQKEAYEQDAFGWSSCWRDALRPHGWDVLDIIWNVEPMQRAWARDRGMKQWSTVDLKQILLLQAKEFQPDLVWFDEYDQALLHALRRDIPSIRGVLGWVGSAMPKTEVWSDLDLILSCAPESVTALQQEGYPARCFPHSFDPTILQRLDKREKSLEITFIGQLLRFNDFHLQRDALLELLSRQVPLAIHSPSASTSRADHLKSLVKVGVNLGMRGLTKLGVSEKSLRGLPLLGVVAGLTPEQCWPVNPRLRPFLKPALFGLEMFQLVADSLLALNIHADSSPLFASNMRLYEVSGVGSCLVSDWKQNLHEIFEPDREVAVFRSAEECVEKVKWLLEHRIVAEEMGRAAQRRTLENYTFAHRAPGLAGLLQGLLDASSRGSKGA
- a CDS encoding FkbM family methyltransferase yields the protein MLDGLKLLLKQGVEFALGHRLPQAPELSCPTVTLGELSYGAWTFCPEGLTRSGVVYSFGVGEDISWDLAVIEKYGVTVHAFDPTPRSAQFVQRQSLPEEFVFHPYGLADYDGTALFYPPENAEWVSHTLLRRRRTAKNAIEVAVYRLETIMSLLGHDRIDLLKMDIEGAEYGVIGDILTSSPVAGGAQQLLVEFHHRFPGKGIKDTNACIEALAKAGLHSFHISESGEDWGFVRNMGR
- a CDS encoding glycosyltransferase family 2 protein codes for the protein MRPLLSVVVCTYNREALLGHCLQSLAGQTLDNERYEVLVIDNNSTDGTSTVVSSFAPRIPNLRLVHEPRQGVSHARNRGWREAQGELVAYIDDDAQACPEWCERIIDAFTAVSPRPVSVGGEIRPWYEAAPPSWFSDEFELRTWGKSAGFLTPPRARHGFSGANVAFARSVLEELGGFSPRYGCATGESTGPGEETDLAQRIYAKHPLFWYDPAISVRHWTPARFTTVAFILRRSYNSGRSLAVMQGRRICSASYVVAFCAALLSLAATPFALLRPSRPLRTELVRRAEDLAGRLGYLMGRVPSGKD
- a CDS encoding glycosyltransferase, coding for MTSPPEQGHSQPAVTVLMPVRNAERYLAEAIDSVLSQSFTDFELLVLDDASSDTSLDLLRGYSDARIRVVRNDVRLGVAGALNRGAQLARGRYIARMDADDVSLPRRLERQVEYLESHPEVEVLGTWVELMGADGTDLGAWQADRETVTWDDIRGRLPVCNCLAHPSVMMRRELLLRHPYHEKVPYAQDYELWLRLAALGCRMEKLDQVLLRYRVHQESVTSTSNRQEADFKNVRIKALCLAQWCAGRLPSGSFIRTLIQELLRDSSRLLSARVKGVVREALVRAGMLCGNMLPGTRSRLYFFFPFFHVGGAERVHAEIVKLASGDNPRIVITNRSRNAAFKDEFARAGNLWDLSRLLELLPLQAFLRGYLAAVINKSDAALVFGCNTPFFYTLLPYLRPDVRVVDLIHAFGGGIEEVSLPYCDRIDRRIVIDYRTLEDMRRLYAARGLSEDLMDRIDVVENGVAIPATKPERTATERLQVLYVGRGSEEKRVHLVGRIARLCHMQGVPADFTLVGALTDAVAAADQAYCRFAGELPDPEAVAAAYRASDILLLTSEREGFPMVVMEAMANGVVPATTDVGGISHHLRDGENGFILGDCRDEDGLVSRFAAIVARLHQDRRLLHRLSDAAYAHAVANFSGKGFDSYYGKLFDSLPTMGDDR
- the asnB gene encoding asparagine synthase (glutamine-hydrolyzing) codes for the protein MCGIAGIVAPQAERFREQLRLMTDSLAHRGPDGAGSSFFANCALGHRRLAIVDLEGGRQPMLSSDGSTGITFNGEIYGYQDIRRYLEPHPFVTSSDTEVILALYGRHGREMLRRLPGMFSFAIWDDARQELFCARDRFGEKPFYYAVAPEGELVFASELKAILASGMVRPQLDRLSLAHYLKHLYVPCDRTIYSNIHQLPPAHALVWSGGRVTVSRYWELPPPAAPISLDDAVERFRELMGRAIERQLVADVEVGAFLSGGLDSSTIVALASERAASLKTFAFGFGKEINELPYAREIAARYGTDHRELLADRLDLPLLLHEMATCYDEPFADSSNIPTFVMCREAARTLKVVLTGDGGDELLGGYSWYRPLYWADSAAARDRWKMMLVALAWGACRRTGVGLPMRWRELAGGYHLGREARESAELHRRQNVYFSDAELSRFGLELPPVSAPTLFGGVDDALRMDLCDYLPGDILTKIDRAAMAHGLELRAPFLDLELASFLAGLPVALKLSDSQDKMILRQAFGECWTPAVRSRGKQGFGAPVAGWMAQDALQDMLHQYLLPPGGKLVGFFDSKELARIAAGRDYQSWILLVLAIWMEHHDFSA